In the genome of Nycticebus coucang isolate mNycCou1 chromosome 12, mNycCou1.pri, whole genome shotgun sequence, the window caccctcagcatatagggccagcgccccactcactgagccacaggcgccacccagccaagctatttttttgttgcagttgtcattgtaggttagctggccctggccaggttcgaaactgccaacttcagtgtatgtggctggcactgtaaccattgtgctaacGTCACCGagccaacttttattttttgagtgagATCTGGCTATgttggctcaggctagtcttaaactcatggcctcaaacaatccttctaccttggcctcctgaatagctgggaccacacacctggctataaactgaatttatttttttgagacagtttcacttattaaccctcggtagagtgctgtggcgtcacagctcacagcaaccttcaaatccttgggcttaggtgattctcctgcctcagacccctgagtagctgggactacaggcacccgccacaacactcagctatttttttgtagagacagtctcactttatggccctcagtagagtgccatggcatcacacagctcacagcaacctccaactcctggacttaagtgattctcttgcctcagcctcccgagtagctaggactacaggcgcccaccacaacgcctggctattttttggttgcagttcagccggggccgggtttgaacccgccatcctcggtatattgggccggcaccttaccgactgagccacaggcgccgcccggctattttttttgtttgtttttgcagtttggccagggctgggtttgaacgcaccaccctcagtttatggggagggcgccttacccactgagccacaggtgctggcctataaaatgaattttaaaacgtAGAAACAAAGTCTAAATGCTGTCCCAGCTGGTTTCTTCTGCCTCATCTCTCACCTGCTCTCCACCCTGCAATTTCCCAGTACTTGATGTTCCAGTCACATCAATCTAGAACTATTTCAACTTCTGTAACTGCCCAGGTGTTCTCTGGCCTCCTTGCCTTTGCACGCTTTTCCCTCAGCTAATAAGTAATCCTCTCTGCTGCACTGGCCTGTTCCTCCCAATCCCTTCCAACTTTCTCCATTCACCATGACCTAGTACTCCCATTCCCCACTAAGCACCTTCCTAACGGTGTCTTCCACAAACCTATGACCTCCACGGGAACCCAGGAAGCTAGGACGAAGTGCTGCCCAACTCTCACAGAATCCCCTGAGTCTAGCACAGGAGTTGAGGCTCAGCACACAGCTGAAAAATTTTAGCTCTCCAGGATGTGGGGGCCTTTCCACTAAGTTATTATAAGGATTAAAATAAGTAACATCTgcagggacagcacctgtggctcaagtcgggcacctgccccatataccggaggtggcagattcaaacctggccccggccaaaaactgaaaaaaaaaaaaataagaataagtaacatctgcaaaaaaaaaaaaaaaaaaaaagacccagcaCAAGGTCTGGCGTATGATAGGCCGAACATCCATAGTTTCAAAAGATCAGATGGTAGACCTGTTAAGGACAGATGCCCAGAACAATGCCAAAAGGAACACTGATTGAGAGGAAGGATCACCTGGAGTTCATTAAAATTGGAGACTTCTAGGCACATCCCTAGAGATTCTGACTCTGAAGGGCTGGTGAAGGGTCCAAGAAGTTgcattttggggtggcgcctatggctcagtgagtagggtgccagccccatatgcccagagtggcaggttcaaacgtggccctggccaaactgcaacaaaaaatagctgggtgttgtgatgggcacctgtagtctcagctacttgggaggctgaagcaagagaatcacctaagcccaggaactggaggttgctgtgagctgtgacgccacagcactctaccaagggagacaaagtgagactctgtctcaaaaaaaaaaaaagaggttgcaTTTTAGAACATTCTACAGGTGGTCTAAGGACCACGCTGAAAAAACCAACTGATctattcatgaatatttattaagcagctactgtgtgccaggttAAGGTTGGTCTTCATTCTAGGaatagagggaagaaaaaaagcctATGCCCTCATAGAGTTTACATTCTAGTGGGGGTAGAAAATAtcaaggatacaaataaatgtAGACAGACAGTGACATAAAGCAGGTGGGTGCCAGGAAGGCCTCTCTCTGGGGTCACCGTGGAATGACAGAAAGCCAGACATCAAACAACTAGAGGAAAAGCATCCAGATGGATCTTCCCTTTCTCCCAAGCACCCCTCAACCCAGGCCCTGATCCAAGAAGGTCTCAAAGGAAATTGAGTCCAGAATAGTGAAGCGCCTGCCTTTATTATCAAGGCTTCCAGGGCCAGGGTAGACAGGACAGAGGAGACTGCAATGGGGACTTCAGCTAGATGGCCCCTTCCTGCCCAGGCACAGTGCCCCCGGGCTTCCTCTGGTCAGAGGCAGAGGTCTAACTCCCCTGTCTTTTGGGAAATCTGGCTCCTACACCATTTTCCCTCACTCAAGTGTTCCTAAAACTCAGGCCAAGCCAGACCCCAGGGTCTTGCTGAGCCAGCAGGATGTGACAAGGGCCCAATCCTCAGACTGGCCTCCTGGCATCCCAGGAGCACCACCCATAGGGACTTCTGAGCATCCATCCTGACTTGAAGCCCCAATCCTTGGGGACCCCAGTCCTAGTCCCCAAGATCACAGAGAACATGATGTCACCAAAGAGAGGCTGACTCCCATCCCAGCAGGCTGGACAACACATTAGGAAGACGTGAGACTAGGACCTCCTAAGATGGGGAGGGGAGCACAGAGAGACTCCCAGGACAGGTGGGCAGCCGGGGACGAGTGGTTCCAGGATCACTTCTTCTTGGCACGGTCTGCCATGTCCAGAGCAGCCATGTTGCGGGCAGCTGTGATTAGGTGGATGACGCTGATGAGGGACTTGAGCAAGGCGATGGGAGCAGTGATCCAGAGGCCCATTCGGAAAAGGCCCACGGAACCAACtgcaggaaggcaggaggaaagTGATGGGCCCAGGGTAGGGGCCCTtcattcccccccacccccatcaggcAGGCCAGAACCCCCTCCCATCCTCCTGTCCACCCCTCATCTCCTACCTAAAGGTCCCTCGGAGAAGTTGAACAGGTAGAGAAGGCAGTAGAAGAGCTCATTTCCCGCACACAGGATGAACAGAGCAGGCTGCACACAGCAGAAGGCTTCCTAAGCTAGAGGCAGGCAGTGCCACCCAGCCCCATGAGACCCACCATCACTAAGGGGACAGAGCTGTGTCTCAgcaaagtatttctttttaaatatcctcTCAGAGGCTGCCTATGCTCCTGGAATAGAGCCCACACTGGCCCTGCGGACCTTTCtggcttctctcttcctcctcttctccctccagcCACTCAGTTCCTCCTCTCTGGGTGGGTGCACAGGGACCTCATTCCCACATGCTGCCTGAAGCAACTCACACAGACCCTCCCCACCAAGACTCCTCCTCCTCCAAGTTTATGTTCCCTCCTAACCTAGGGCCAGGATTCAGCCCAGGACTTCCCATAAGCTGAATGGATTGGAGGGGAAGGAACCACTCACCCTTGAGGTGTAGTAGATACGGAGTACTGGATTCCCGGACAAGTCAATGGTCTTGTGACTCTCACTGCCTCGGACCACAGAACTTGGGGACAAAACAGGGGAACCCATGAGCTTTTGTGACCACTGCTGTCCACCTATTGTTCACATCAGccctacatgccaggcactgggatGGCCCCTATTGGACAGAGGAGGAACTGGGGCACAGCTGAGGACCAGTATTTTCCCCAAAGCCACAAAGTTACCCAGCTGGGGGCAAAGTCAGCATTTAAATGTCACATTCAAAAGCTCCCATGCTAgccagggcagtggctcatgtctgtaattccagcactctgggaggctgaggaaggctgatcgcctgagctcatgagttccagaccagcctgagcaagatcaagaccccatctcaaaaaatagccgggtgttgtggtaggcgcctatagtcccaactattcaggaggctgaggcaagagaatcacttgaccccaggagtttgaggttgctgtgagctatgaccatggaactctaccaagggtgacaaagtgagactctgtcttaaaaaaaaaaaaagaaaagaaacaaaagctccCATGCTTCTTCCTATAAGCTGTCTATCATTTGGAATCCTAGAATATCCAGCCAGAAGGATTTTAGGAATTATTTAGTCAAACTGCAAACAAGACCGAAGCCCACCAGAGACAAGTTTTGTCCAGGGTCTTTCAACAAAGCAGAGCAACAAAGGAGACCTACCAGGATGCCTGAAAGCACCCCAGCCACCTTTCCATCCAGCCTTTCCCCTCCCGCAAACTGTAGTGTTTTGAACTGGTCAACATCCCCAGAATTGCAGACCTGTGCAGGTGCAGCCAGTGACTGGCCACATCCAAGCTCATACTGAGCTGGAAGAGAAGGGTGGCTCGAGGGTACAAGAGGGCCAGGTTGACCAACAGACACATGGTGGAGCAGCGGTCCGTCAGCATGTCCAGCATGGCCCCAAACCGGGTTCCTGAAAAACAGGGATTATTAGGCAGGAAGGTGCTTCTGGGGGGCAATGTGTGTAGTACATATTGACACTCTGATGCAGAGTCTAAAAGAAGACTCAAAGTGTCCACCTGCCTAGAAGaagggtcaccataacatgaaaTGAGAAGGCATGAGACTGTGTAAGGAACAGCATAGGAGGGGAGGGAAGCTATCTCCACAACTCATCAACCCTGGAACCAAGGCTCTGTGATAAGACAAGGAGGCTTGATGTCTCAGGGGAAGTCTTAGAGGTGGGTCTGGAGTAAAGAATTAGCACTCCAGAAGCCATTCCCATTCCGTCTCCATCCTCCCCCTAAACAACCCCTGCCAAGCATATAGTAGGTCTCCAGTAAACTGTTGAAAGAACTTTTATTCAGAGAGACCTCCAGCAGTGCCATGGCCAAGTACAGTCTTGAGCTAACCCACTCTCCTCCCAAGCAGTGAATACTCAAGAGCTAGCATAAATTAAATGCCTTCAAAACTAGGCCAATCTGTTCCTCTCTCTACAGAGATGGGAAGGCAGCTCTCTGCCTCTGAGGTCCTGAAGAGATAGGAAAAAGGGGCAGAAGGTTGCTGGGCCCCAACGCTGGCTGAAGGGAGGGTGTCTGTCACCTTGATTAAGGGCTCGAGCAGCATGTCCATCGAAAGCATCCAGAAGGCCGCTGAGCAGGTAGAAGGAGGAGGCCGTGAGGGGGCAGCAGGGCATGAAGTAGAAGGAAATGATGGCGAAGACAATCCGGGCATAACCTTGGAATGGGacggggggagaggagggagagacaggGCGGGATCAGGGAGACTGCCCAAGGCCCCTCGCTCTCCCCTGCCGCCTGGGGCTACGGGCTGCACTCACCGATGAGGTTAGGCACGAACAGAAAGATATTTTCGCCTGGCATCGCGGCCGCCCCCTTGCCGCTTCGGGCCCGCTCGGGAGGTGCCAGCACTGTCCCAGCCCCGCCGCGCGGCCTCACCCGCCGGCCCGGCACATGGGCCGCGCCACCTGCGCACTGGACGCTGCTGCCCTGGCCCGGCCCCAGATGTTAAAGCTCGTAGTCGGCCAGAGCATGGGCCGACCCAGATGTGCGCTGGGCACAAGAGGCACAAACACCCCGC includes:
- the CDIPT gene encoding CDP-diacylglycerol--inositol 3-phosphatidyltransferase isoform X1 encodes the protein MPGENIFLFVPNLIGYARIVFAIISFYFMPCCPLTASSFYLLSGLLDAFDGHAARALNQGTRFGAMLDMLTDRCSTMCLLVNLALLYPRATLLFQLSMSLDVASHWLHLHSSVVRGSESHKTIDLSGNPVLRIYYTSRPALFILCAGNELFYCLLYLFNFSEGPLVGSVGLFRMGLWITAPIALLKSLISVIHLITAARNMAALDMADRAKKK
- the CDIPT gene encoding CDP-diacylglycerol--inositol 3-phosphatidyltransferase isoform X2, whose protein sequence is MPGENIFLFVPNLIGYARIVFAIISFYFMPCCPLTASSFYLLSGLLDAFDGHAARALNQGTRFGAMLDMLTDRCSTMCLLVNLALLYPRATLLFQLSMSLDVASHWLHLHSSVVRGSESHKTIDLSGNPVLRIYYTSRLRKPSAVCSLLCSSCVREMSSSTAFSTCSTSPRDL